A genomic stretch from Pieris napi chromosome 18, ilPieNapi1.2, whole genome shotgun sequence includes:
- the LOC125058185 gene encoding uncharacterized protein LOC125058185, which yields MDWSQDETFKFIELFQKERIIWDPKHKCHKNSQKVSDAWARLSEIMGRSQTELKNKKNSLMATFRQLLRRKKQSVRSVAGEDDIYKPVWLYYDAMETFLASIYECNTTVSTEERQITSDPDNVNEDSDNIDRHGNEQNNELISDNNNAQSNVQNSEKDKPANNKKIFKSPVKKKRPREDCDTEIQKNIKDTVSNLNSILLNRKETDECDMYAQLLATRLREYSKQERRQIMHRIDGLLLANPPQQLQQFNRYSRSTPSPIHSIPSSSNSPSYIPDRPTSRNNYVLRPQHSPVQISIPNTHSATATIDTVLPSQNFTILSDEITQPYASQSIIDTALINALNDKYN from the exons ATGGATTGGTCGCAAGACGAAACATTTAAGTTCATAGAACTATTTCAAAAAGAACGAATAATTTGGGACCCTAAACATAAATGCCACAAGAACAGCCAAAAAGTTAGCGATGCATGGGCGAGATTGTCCGAAATAATGGGAAGATCTcaaacagaattaaaaaacaagaaaaattcTCTCATGGCTACATTTCGCCAGCTACTCCGGCGCAAAAAACAATCAGTAAGGTCCGTCGCAGGAGAAGATGATATTTACAAGCCAGTGTGGTTGTATTACGATGCTATGGAAACATTTTTGGCATCCATTTACGAGTGTAACACCACAGTGAGCACTGAAGAAAGACaa ATAACATCAGATCCAGATAATGTCAACGAGGATAGTGACAATATTGATCGCCATGGTAACGAACAAAATAACGAGCTTATtagtgacaataataatgcCCAGAGCAATGTACAGAATAGCGAGAAAGACAAACCAgcgaacaataaaaaaatatttaaatcacctGTCAAAAAAAAGCGTCCTCGTGAAGATTGCGACACAGAGATTCAGAAGAATATAAAAGACACGGTATCTAATTTAAACAGCATATTATTGAACAGGAAGGAAACTGACGAGTGCGACATGTACGCGCAGTTATTGGCTACAAGATTACGAGAATATTCAAAACAAGAACGGCGTCAGATTATGCATCGCATTGATGGGCTACTTTTGGCAAATCCACCACAACAATTGCAGCAATTTAACCGATACTCCAGATCTACACCATCGCCGATACATTCTATACCATCTTCCTCTAACTCTCCGAGTTATATACCAGACCGTCCTACTTCTCGTAACAACTATGTCTTGCGACCACAACATTCCCCCGTACAAATATCTATCCCGAATACACATTCAGCAACTGCCACTATTGATACCGTTTTACCATCACAAAATTTCACTATCCTTTCTGACGAAATTACGCAGCCCTATGCTTCTCAAAGCATCATAGATACAGCGCTCATAAATGCTTTAAAtgacaaatacaattaa
- the LOC125058189 gene encoding uncharacterized protein LOC125058189, with product MEECGLGQPLNPWFSDCLTARSYRVKVGDAFSEEKQVNCGVPQGSGCGPVCYLMYVNSLCEVLRHCSAHMFADDLCTLSASTDLSEMCRRVQEDVDAVVKWSHDNGIILNADKTKMIIIHSPYLSSIDNPPPLFAHGFDCFHNNKINCTCKPIEKVNCVNYLGVKIDMSFSWDSHIEFLCRKLRILLEKFYHLRTKVSLPILKCLYFALVDSIIGYALDCYGLTFNIDSLYL from the coding sequence ATGGAGGAGTGCGGACTGGGGCAGCCGTTGAACCCTTGGTTCAGCGACTGTCTCACGGCGCGCTCTTACCGTGTGAAAGTCGGCGACGCATTCAGTGAGGAGAAACAAGTAAACTGCGGCGTCCCCCAGGGTTCTGGGTGTGGGCCAGTGTGCTACCTGATGTATGTAAATAGCCTCTGTGAAGTATTACGTCACTGCTCGGCCCACATGTTTGCTGATGACCTTTGTACTCTCAGCGCTAGTACCGACCTCTCGGAGATGTGTCGCCGGGTTCAAGAGGATGTGGATGCGGTAGTTAAATGGTCACATGATAACGGCATCATATTAAACGCTGACAAAACAAAGATGATAATTATTCACTCCCCGTATTTAAGTTCTATTGATAATCCACCTCCTCTTTTTGCGCACGGCTTTGATTGCTTTCATAACAACAAAATTAACTGTACGTGTAAACCTATCGAAAAAGTTAATTGTGTAAATTATCTAGGAGTAAAAATAGATATGTCTTTTTCTTGGGATTCCCATATAGAATTTTTGTGTAGAAAACtaagaattttattagaaaagttTTACCATTTACGTACTAAAGTCTCATTGCCCAtactaaaatgtttatattttgcaCTTGTGGATTCCATAATAGGTTACGCTCTTGACTGCTATGGGTTAACATTTAACATAGATTCCTTGTACTTGTAA
- the LOC125058187 gene encoding LOW QUALITY PROTEIN: uncharacterized protein LOC125058187 (The sequence of the model RefSeq protein was modified relative to this genomic sequence to represent the inferred CDS: substituted 2 bases at 2 genomic stop codons): MPISLQSFGQKQCTIYNHTGSTCKTRWNNIRDNYRKSLKKTETKSGQKKTNVKLYKYYEQLHFLTKYFNERPTVQSVEPEKENSDSETIEPRNTVSISPDIPNVASNEASIPSQSYVSTPSPQCVRTPTPSPSHVSTPSPPSLSSPSTTSTLRKRKGSTKCTPKPSSASXLMEXVLQKNQEKAERVEHPVDAFLNGIAPTLKNLNQYYLNLAKTEIFTTVQKYEMKRMTEQNVPLYPRDIATEPTNTNLTSQSILDSTGLANIVDPTKSYLQHSDVQQFVMNYTVNE, translated from the exons ATGCCAATATCCCTGCAAAGTTTTGGGCAGAAGCAGTGTACGATTTACAACCATACAG GTTCAACATGCAAAACACGGTGGAATAACATAAGAGACAACTATCGAAAATCGTTGAAGAAGACGGAAACTAAAAGTGGACAAAAGAAGACCaatgttaaattatacaaGTACTATgaacaattacattttttgacaaaatatttcaatgaacGACCGACAGTACAAAGTGTAGAACcagaaaaagaaaattctgACTCCGAAACCATCGAGCCTCGAAATACCGTATCCATTTCACCTGATATACCCAATGTCGCTAGTAACGAAGCATCCATTCCATCACAAAGCTACGTATCCACTCCATCACCACAGTGCGTCCGCACTCCCACACCATCACCAAGCCATGTATCCACTCCATCACCACCATCACTGTCGTCTCCATCTACTACATCTACTTTAAGAAAGAGAAAAGGTTCGACAAAATGCACACCAAAACCATCCTCAGCATCTTGATTAATGGAATAAGTTCTTcaaaaaaatcaagaaaaagCTGAACGCGTCGAGCACCCAGTTGATGCTTTTTTAAATGGTATTGCACCCACACTGAAGAATTTGAATcaatattacttaaatttgGCTAAGACTGAAATATTTACTACTGTGcaaaaatatgaaatgaaGAGGATGACAGAGCAAAATGTACCATTATATCCAAGAGATATTGCAACTGAACCAACAAATACAAATCTCACATCGCAATCTATTCTTGACTCTACTGGATTGGCTAATATAGTAGATCCCACAAAATCATACCTTCAACATAGTGATGTGCAGCAATTTGTTATGAACTACACAGTTAACGAATGA